TCTCCGTCGAGCTTGGCCCCGGCATGCTCAACGGCATCTACGACGGCATCCAGCGCCCGCTCGACAAGATCCGCGAAGCCTCCGGTGACTTCATCGCGCGCGGCATTGAGGTTTCGAGCCTCGACCGCACCAAGAAGTGGTCCTTCACGCCCACCGTCAAGGCGGGCGACGAGGTGAGCGGCTCCTCGATTCTCGGCACCGTGCCCGAGTTTTCGTTTGTTCACAAGATCCTGACGCCCCCGGACAAGAAGGGCCGCATTCGCGAGATCGTGGACGCCGGCGAGTACACCATCGACGACGTCATCGCCACGCTCGAAGACGGTACCCAGCTGCGTCTGGCGCACTACTGGCCGGTGCGCGCCCCGCGTCCCGTGGCGCTCAAGAAGGACCCCAGCCTGCCCTTCCTCACGGGCATGCGCATTCTCGACGTGCTGTTCCCGCTCGTGATGGGCGGCGCCGCCGCGATTCCCGGTCCCTTCGGAAGCGGCAAGACCGTGACCCAGCAGTCGGTCGCCAAGTACGGCAACGCCGACATCGTGGTGTACGTCGGCTGTGGTGAGCGCGGCAACGAAATGACGGACGTGCTGGTCGAATTCCCCGAGCTCGAAGACCCCAAGACCGGCGGTCCCCTGATGCACCGCACGATCCTGATTGCCAACACCTCCAACATGCCCGTGGCGGCGCGTGAAGCCAGCGTGTACACCGGCATCACCCTCGCCGAGTACTTCCGCGACCAGGGCTACAGCGTCTCCCTGATGGCCGACAGCACCTCCCGCTGGGCCGAGGCGCTGCGTGAAATTTCCTCGCGCCTCGAGGAAATGCCCGCCGAAGAAGGCTACCCGCCCTACCTCAGCGCGCGCCTCGCGGCCTTCTACGAGCGTGCCGGCGCCGTGCGGACCCTGGCCGGTGAAGACGGCGCGGTCAGCGTGATCGGCGCCGTGAGCCCCGCGGGCGGCGACATGTCCGAGCCCGTCACGCAGGCTACCCTGCGCATCACCGGCGCGTTCTGGCGTCTCGACGCGGGCCTGGCGCGCCGCCGTCACTTCCCGGCCATCAACTGGAACGGCTCTTACTCGCTGTTCACGCCGATCCTGGATTCCTGGTACCGCCAGAACGTCGGCTCTGACTACCCGGAACTGCGTCAGCGCATCGGCAACATCCTGCAGCAGGAAGCCTCGCTGCAGGAAGTCGTGCAGCTGGTCGGTCCCGACGCGCTGCAGGACAACGAGCGTCTGGTGATCGAAGCGGGCCGGATGCTCAGGCAGGACTTCCTGCAGCAGAACGGCTTCGACCCCGTCGACGCCAGCGCCTCGATGCCCAAGAACTACGGCCTGATGAAGATGATGCTGAAGTTCTACGACAGCGCCATGCAGGCCCTCCAGTCGGGCTCCACCATCGACGAAATCATCCAGAACCCCGTGATCGAGCGCCTCAGCCGCGCGCGCTACACGCCCGAAGATCAATTCGAGGCGTACCGTGACAGCGTCCTGAACGACCTCGACACGACCTTCAAGGGAGTCCGCGCATGACCCTTCTCAAGAAGGAATACAACGACGTCGCGTATATCTCCGGCCCGCTCTTGTTCGTGAACGCTGCCGCCGACCTGGCCTACAACGCCATCGTCGAAATTCGTGACGGCGCCGGACGCATTCGCGGTGGACAGGTCATCGACGTCAGCAACGAGCACGCCGTCATCCAGATCTTCGAGGACACCCGTGGCCTCGACCTTGCCACGGCCAGCGTGAGCCTCGTCGAGGACGTCGCGCGTCTGGGCGTCAGCAAGGACATGATCGGCCGCCGCTTCGACGGTCTGGGCCGCGCCATCGACGGCCTCCCGGCCGTGGTGGCCGACAAGCGCCTGTCGATCAACGGTCAGGCCATGAACCCCGCGTCGCGCGCCAAGCCCGAAGAGTTCATTCAGACGGGCATCAGCACCATCGACGTGAACACCAGCCTGATCCGCGGCCAGAAACTCCCGATCTTCTCGGGCTCGGGTCTGCCGCACAACGAACTCGCCGCACAGATCGCGCGTCAGGCCAAAGTGCCCGGCCACGAAGGTGACTTCGCGGTAGTGTTCGCCGCGATGGGTCTGACCCAGCGCGAAGTGAGCTTCTTCACCCAGGAGTTCGAGCGCACGGGTGCCCTGGCGCGCTCGGTCCTGTTCCTCAACAAGGCTGACGATCCGACCGTCGAGCGCATCCTGACGCCGCGCATGGCGCTCACGACCGCCGAGTACCTAGCGTTCGAGCACGGCTACCACGTTCTGGTTATCCTGACCGACCTCACGAACTACTGCGAAGCGCTTCGTGAAATCGGCGGCGCGCGCGAAGAGATTCCCGGACGGCGCGGCTTCCCCGGTTACATGTACACCGACCTGGCGTCGCTCTATGAGCGCGCCGGCGTGGTGGAAGGCAAGCCGGGCAGCGTCACGCAGCTCCCGATTCTCTCGATGCCCGACGACGACATCACGCACCCCATCCCCGACCTGACCGGCTACATCACCGAAGGCCAGATCGTGGTGGACCGTGCGCTGAACGCCAAGGGCGTGTACCCGCCGATCAACCCGCTGCCCAGCCTCTCGCGCCTGCAGGGCAACGGCATCGGCAAGGGCAAGACCCGCGCCGATCACAAGAACGTCTCCGACCAGCTGTTCGCGGCCTACGCCAACGGCCTCGATTTGCGCAAGCTCGTCGCGATCACCGGTGAGGACGCCCTGACCGAGACCGACAAGCTGTACCTGCGCTTCGCCGATGACTTTGAGACCTACTTCATCGGTCAGGGCGACGCGGACCGCTCGATCGAGGACAGCCTGACCGTGGCGTGGGGCATCCTGTCCAAGCTGCCGCAATCTCAGCTCACCCGCCTTTCCAAGGATTCCATCGACAAGTTCTACGGACAGAAACTTGACGACATGTGGCGCGGCGGGCGGAGCATGGGGGTTTAAAAGGAAGCCGAGTCCTAGGGGTGCCGGGCGCCGTCCTGTACACTTTCACGAGAACGGCGTCCCTTCACCCCTAGCATTTTCTTCCTGGAGGAACTATGGCCGGACAAATCAGCCCCACCCGCACCGCGCTGCTCGCCTCCAAGGCGCAGCTGAAGTTGGCGAACAACGGCGCGGAACTCCTGAAGCGCAAGCGCGACGCCCTCATCGGTGAGTTTTTCGCGCTCGTGAAGGACGCCCTGAGCGCCCGCGAGGAACTCAGCGGCGTCAGCAAGGGCGCTTACGTCTCGCTGTTCGGCGCCAAAGCCTGGGACAGCCCCGAAGCGGTCGAGAGCCTCTCGCTCGCGCAGGGCGGCGAACTGAGCGTCAACATGCAGATTGAGAGCGTGTACGGCGTGAAGGTGCCGCGCATCGAACTGCCCGACGCGAAGAACAACGCCAGCTTTTCCCCCATCACGGTCGGCGCGCGCACCATTCAGGCCGCCGAGGACTTTCAGCGCGTGATGGGCGCCGTTATTCGCGTCGCCGCGACCGAAACGAAGCTGCGCCGCATCGGCGAGGAAATCAAGAAGACCTCCCGCCGCGTGAACGCCCTGGAGCAGGTGGTCGTCCCCGGCATTCAGGACGACATCCGCTTTATCCGTGGTGTGCTCGACCAGCGTGAACGCGAAGAAAGCTTCCGCCTCAAGAAGATCAAGGCGAAGCTGGAGCGCGAAGCCGACGAGGCCGCCAAGCCACAGGCGCAGGGCAGCCTGAGCAATACTGCTGCCGATTGAGCGCGAGCGGCCAGACAGGACCCCTTTGTAGGGTCCTGTCTTTTGATTGCTATGAAGTTGCGGCGGATCGGCGCTTCAGCGCAGGCCGTTTCCGATCGCTTTCGATAAGGTGCCGCTGGCGTCGTCGCCGTCGAGCGACCAGACCATGGCGCCCCCCAGGCCCTTTTGCTTGATGTAGGCGGTCTTGTCCGCAATGACCTGCGGATCGTCGTAGCTCCAGAAGGTGCTGCCGTCGAACTTCCAGATCTGCTTGGTGGTCGCGTCACGGAAAACGCTGCCCGGCGCGTTTTTGAGCACCTTGTAATCCTCGATGCCCGCTTCGTAGGTGCCGCGTGCCGGACCCGTCGCGCTTTGGTAGAGGCCGTTGTTGGCGTTGCGCACGCCGGTCCAGCCCCGGCCGTAGAAGGGAATGCCCACCACCAGCTTGCTGGCGCTCGCGCCGCGTTGCAGGTAAGTGCTGACGGCGTTGTCGACGCTGAAGTTCTTTTCCTCTCCGGTGCCGGGATCGTTCGGATGGGGAAAGAGGTTCGATTGAAAGTTGGTGGGTCCGGTGGCGTTCCAGGCTCCCCGGAAATCGTAGGTCATCAGGTTGAGCATGTCCAGCACGCCGGAAATCTTGGAGACTTCCAGCTTGGCGATTTTGCTGGGCGCGGCGGGCAGTGCGGCCGACAGCCAGTAGCGCTTGCCGGTCTGGCTGCCCAGTGCGTCGAGCTGACGCCGGAACTCCTGCAGCAGCAGGGTGAAGTTCTGGGTATCCTCGGGGCGCACGATGTTGCCAGGGTTGCCTTCGCTCGCCGGGTACTCCCAGTCGATGTCGATGCCGTCAAAGACCCCCAGGCCCGAGCCGGGTCCGCCGGCGCCGTCGGTGCTGGGCAGGTTGCCCTTGATGTACAGGTCGATGCACGAGCTCACGAGTTTCTGGCGCGAGGCGCTGGTGAGCGCGGCGTCACTGAAATACTTCGACCAGGTCCAGCCACCCAGGGAAATCATGACCTTGAGGTTGGGGTGTCTGGCCTTGAGCTTCTTGAGCTGATTGAAGTTGCCGCGCAGCGTCTGACTCCAGGTGTCAGCCACGCCGTCGACGCTGGTGGCCGCGTCGAAGGCCTTGGTGTAATCGGCGAACGAGTCGCTTTGTCCACCGTAGGTGACCGAGCATTCCCCACCCGGCGTCACCGTTCCGAAGGCGTAGTTGATGTGCGTCAGACCGGCCGCCGAGCCGCTGGTGTCGATGTTCTTGACGTTGTAGCCGCGTCCGTAGATGCCCCACTGCACGAAGTACGCGACGTGCTTGAGGCCGTTGGTGGAGGGCGGGGGTGGGGTCGTGCCGCCGGAGATGTTCACCGTCACGCTCGCGGCAGCGCTTGTTTTGGTGTTGCCGGCGGCGTCAAAGGCTTTGGCGGTGTAACTGTACGTGCCGTTCTGCGCGCCGCTGCTGAAGGTGTCGCTGGCGTTGTACGGCGCGCTGGTGTCGGTACTCAGCAGGGCGCCGTTTTTGTAGAACTCGACTTTGCTGACCCCGACGTTGTCGCTGGCCGAAGCGCTCAGCGTGACGGTACCGGCGGCGCTCAGGCTGCTGGGGCTGGCGCTGAGGCTGACGCTGGGTGCGGTGGTGTCGCCGGAGGGAGGGGGCGCCCCGTCGCAGGTTCCGCCCTGCTTCCAGAGACTGGGCGTATCCTTGGGGTTCCAATTGGTGCCGGGATGGGCCGTGTGGGTCTGCAGGGCGGTGTAGGTCAGGCCCTGATAGGTGACGACCTGTCCGACCGTGTACGTGGGTCCTTCGGTCCAGCTGGTACAGACTGCCGCGACCTGGAGGCGCGCACCGGAGGTGGAAGCCGCTTCCTGACCGCAGGCACTGAGTCCTAACGTGAGCATGACGAGGCCGAGGGCGTAGGCATGGCGCGATCCGTAGAACATGCATCACTCCTTTGCGGCGAGCCAGCAGTTTGCGGGAGACACAAATGCTACGGGTACGCCAAGCTGTGAAAACGCTTTCGAACGGTCTGCGATTTTTCGGAGAAATTATTTGCCGGCTTCGCTATTGTCTTATGAATAAAATTTTCAGGCGATGAAATTGTTCACGCCTCTTGCGCCTGCGCTTTGGGGCCGAAGGCGACGGACACAGATCCCCCTGACACCGAAAAAGTGCCGTCGGGACCCTGAGGCAGGTACAAAAAGATCATGATGATGAGGTGTCAACTCTGCTGATCGAAGGGGAATCAACCATACGAGCAAACCGCGCGGAGGTTTGGGCCGCACTCCACGACCTGGAAATCCTGAGACGCTGTGTCCCGGGCGTCCAGAGCCTGACGCGTGACACCCACGGGGTCCTGCTCGGCGCGGTGGAACTCGCGGTGGGCCGTTTGCGAGGTACCCTTCACGGGCGGGTCACGATCACGGAGACGCAGGCACCCGAGCGCATGACCCTCGCCCTCGAAGCCCGAGCGCCCTTTGGCGTGGTGAAAGCCAGCGGGCGTCTGGAGCTGACCGAGCAGGATGGAGGCACGCGCGTTCGCTGGGCAGGAACCCCGCAACTGAGCGGCCTGCTGGCCACGTTCGGCAGCCGGCTGCTGGGTGGCGTCGTGCAGCAGAAGGCTGAGCACTTCTTTCAGCGGCTGGAACGTGAAGCCTGTCAGCTCGGCGCTGAGGAGTCGCCCGTGGGCGAATTCCGGCAAGCAAACACACTGCCGCGCTCCTGAGGGGCATGGTCTACTTGGTGGGTGTCGTTCCTTGCCCGTTTCGTGACGCGTTTTCCGCTGGTGGTGCTGGGACTCTGGGTCCTGGCGCTGCTCCTTGCCTTGCCCTTTGCCCGCCTGGCGCCCGGCGCCCTCAGCGCCAACCCGGGAGCGGTCGAGCAGGCCGAAAGTACGCGCGTCACGCGCATTCTGGAGCGCGAGTTCGGTGAGCGCGGAGACAGTGCCGTGCTGCTGGTCACGCGCGCTGCCTACCTGTCCGACGATCCTCGTTTTCGCGTTCGCTACGACGCCTTCGTGAGTGAGCTGCGCGCGCTGAGGGGTATGCTGAGCGTCAGCCCGTTCGACGCGGCGAGCCCGCTGCGTACGCAGAGCATTGACCGCAAGGTCACCCTGACGGTCGTGCAGCTGAACGCCGAGGACCGTGCCACCCTCGCGCAAGTGCGCCGCCTCGCACGTGAGCAGTCGAGTGTTCTGAAGGTCAGCGTGACCGGTGGGCAGCCCATTGCAGAGGATTTTACGGCCTTTGCCGAGCAGGACACCAAGCGCAGTGAACTTGCCGCCCTGCCAATCACCGCTCTGGTACTGCTCGCGGTGTTCGGCGCCCTGGTAGCGACCCTGCTGCCGCTTCTGATGGGGGTGATGTCGATCACCGTGGCGCTCGCGGGCATTTACGGCCTGGCACAGTTCATGGAGGTCAGCACCTTCGCGCAGAGCGTGGTGACCCTGTTGGGGCTGGGCGCCGGAATCGATTACGCCCTGTTGATGGTCAACCGCTTTCGCGAGGAGCTGACGACCCATCCGGCCGCCGAAGCGGCGCGGCGCACCGTGCTCACCGCCGGACGAAGCGTGGTGTTCTCGGGACTGACGGTTGCGCTGGCCATGGCGGCACTCCTCATTCCGCCGCTGGCTTTTGTCCGCTCGATGGGAGTCGGTGGTGTGCTGGTCATGCTGCTGACGGTGCTGGCCAGCATCACGGCGCTGCCTGCCTTGTTCGTGCTGTTGGGCGCCCGGGTGAACAGCCCCAGAATCCTGCGGATCACCTGGAGTCAGAATGCCGGGGCCAGCCGCGCCTGGAGCAACTTCGCAAGGCGCGTCATCCGGCGTCCGTGGCTGGCGGTACTGTCGTCAAGCGCCGTGTTGCTGGTGCTGGCGCTGCCCGCACTCGACATGCGCCTGGGGTACGCGGGCGCCTGGGGCCTGACGCCCGGCGTGGAGTCGCGCGACACCCTGAAAGCCGTCGAGGGCCTGGGGGCGGGAGGACTGCTCTCGGCCTTCGAGGTGGTGCTCGACTTGCAAGGACAGCCTTACGACGCCCAGACCCGTGCGGAATTCCGGAACCTCGTGAACCGGCTGGAAGCGGTGCCCGGGGTGAGTGCCGTCGTTTCGCCGTTCGTACGACCCGAGCAGGTGGCGGGCGCCGGTGGCCTGAGTGATCTGGTGGCGATCACCAACCGTACCTTTTCGCGTGACCGCCAGTTTCTGCGCGTGACCGTACTGCCCGAACACAATCTGCGGACCGATCAGGTGGACGTTTTTGCTTCCCGGTTGCGTGAGGTGCTCGACGCCCAAAGGCGGCCGTATCTGCTGGGCGGCGCGCCCATCGGAGGCCGCGAGTTCACGCAGGCGCTGGTGGATGCCACGCCCCTGGCCATCACAGTGGTGCTCGCGGGAACCTTCGTTTTGCTGGCCGTGGCGTTTCGTTCCCTCGTCATTCCACTTAAGAGCGTCGTGATGAATTTACTCACCGTCGGTGCGGCCTACGGTGTGGTGACGCTGGTGGTGCAGCAGGGCGTTTTCGCGTCCGCCCTCGGCATTCCGCAGGACGTGGGGGTACTCGATTCCTCGCTGCCGCTGCTGTTGTTCGCGGTGCTGTTCGGCCTCAGCATGGATTACGAGATTTTCCTGCTGTCACGCGTACAAGAAGAGCATCTGAGGGGTGCCTCGAACGACGAGGCGGTGGTGCTGGCAGTGGGCCGGACCGGACGCATCATCACGTCGGCGGCCGTGATCATGTTCATCGTGTTCTGCGCTTTTATTTCGGGGCGGGTGGTGGCCAACAAGAGCATCGGGCTGGGGCTGGCAGTCGCGGTACTGCTCGACGCGACCCTGGTGCGTATGGTGCTGGTGCCGGGTTTTCTGAAGCTCGCCGGGCGCTGGAACTGGTGGCTGCCCCGCTGGCTCGACCGGCGGCTGCCTCAGGTCAGCCTGGAACACTGAGGTGACTCACGATCAGTCAGGAGCCTTGCTGGCAACGCCCCGCTCCGGCTAAGGGCCGGAGCGAAAACGCCACTCATGAAAAACTGTCTACCAGGAGCTTAAGAGATGCGTGCCTGGGGGTCATGGTGACGCCGTAGTGTTGGCCTATGCAAGAGGTCATCATGGCGGGATCGGCTCGCCCTTCCGTTCCCTGTCCCGACACTGAGACGCGCCGTGGCCTGCCGAAACGGGTACGCTCTTGAAGCGTGGCATTCGTCCGGTGTGGGCAGCCGGGGTGGCCCTCAGCGCAATTCTGGCGCTGACAGTTCCTCATCTGGCGTTGCTGCTGGGCGGCGCGCTGCTGCTCCTTGCCCCGCCGGTCTTCGGTTTCGGACCGCTCAGCCGCCGCGCCTGGACTGCTGGCTCCCTGTTCGTGAGCGCCGTCGGTCTGCCGTTGCTGTGGCGTACGGAGAGCAGCAGCGCCAGCGTGCTATGGCTTGGCGGTGGTTTTCTGGTCGCCATTGGCCTGATGCTCGGCGTGCATGCCTGGCACCTGGCAAAAGGTACGCGTCGCCTACGCTGGAGTGGCGGGCTGGTGCCCGTCGGACTGGCCCTGCTGGGCGTGGCTTACCTGGCTCCGGATGGAGTGGGAACGTTGTCGCTCATTCGAAACCTGCCCCTGACGGCGAGGTTGCTCGAGTCACCGGCCGGTCCGCCGGTCCCGCGAACGGTGTCCGCCGCGCCGCTGGCAGCTAAGCCTCAGGCCGCATCGGATGTCGCCGCCTTGAACCTGAGGACTCGCGGTGCGGTGCCAAGCCCGCAGCCCACACCTCGGGCGCCTGCGCGCCCTGTTGGCACGAACGCCGCCCAGCAGGCAGCTCCAG
The Deinococcus peraridilitoris DSM 19664 genome window above contains:
- a CDS encoding SRPBCC family protein produces the protein MSTLLIEGESTIRANRAEVWAALHDLEILRRCVPGVQSLTRDTHGVLLGAVELAVGRLRGTLHGRVTITETQAPERMTLALEARAPFGVVKASGRLELTEQDGGTRVRWAGTPQLSGLLATFGSRLLGGVVQQKAEHFFQRLEREACQLGAEESPVGEFRQANTLPRS
- a CDS encoding V-type ATP synthase subunit A, which codes for MTQTTNKTGVIERISGPAVIAHGTYGMKMFDIVRVGNERLVGEIIRLEGDTAFVQVYEDTSGLTVGEPVVTTGLPLSVELGPGMLNGIYDGIQRPLDKIREASGDFIARGIEVSSLDRTKKWSFTPTVKAGDEVSGSSILGTVPEFSFVHKILTPPDKKGRIREIVDAGEYTIDDVIATLEDGTQLRLAHYWPVRAPRPVALKKDPSLPFLTGMRILDVLFPLVMGGAAAIPGPFGSGKTVTQQSVAKYGNADIVVYVGCGERGNEMTDVLVEFPELEDPKTGGPLMHRTILIANTSNMPVAAREASVYTGITLAEYFRDQGYSVSLMADSTSRWAEALREISSRLEEMPAEEGYPPYLSARLAAFYERAGAVRTLAGEDGAVSVIGAVSPAGGDMSEPVTQATLRITGAFWRLDAGLARRRHFPAINWNGSYSLFTPILDSWYRQNVGSDYPELRQRIGNILQQEASLQEVVQLVGPDALQDNERLVIEAGRMLRQDFLQQNGFDPVDASASMPKNYGLMKMMLKFYDSAMQALQSGSTIDEIIQNPVIERLSRARYTPEDQFEAYRDSVLNDLDTTFKGVRA
- a CDS encoding V-type ATP synthase subunit B, producing the protein MTLLKKEYNDVAYISGPLLFVNAAADLAYNAIVEIRDGAGRIRGGQVIDVSNEHAVIQIFEDTRGLDLATASVSLVEDVARLGVSKDMIGRRFDGLGRAIDGLPAVVADKRLSINGQAMNPASRAKPEEFIQTGISTIDVNTSLIRGQKLPIFSGSGLPHNELAAQIARQAKVPGHEGDFAVVFAAMGLTQREVSFFTQEFERTGALARSVLFLNKADDPTVERILTPRMALTTAEYLAFEHGYHVLVILTDLTNYCEALREIGGAREEIPGRRGFPGYMYTDLASLYERAGVVEGKPGSVTQLPILSMPDDDITHPIPDLTGYITEGQIVVDRALNAKGVYPPINPLPSLSRLQGNGIGKGKTRADHKNVSDQLFAAYANGLDLRKLVAITGEDALTETDKLYLRFADDFETYFIGQGDADRSIEDSLTVAWGILSKLPQSQLTRLSKDSIDKFYGQKLDDMWRGGRSMGV
- a CDS encoding glycosyl hydrolase family 18 protein, which translates into the protein MFYGSRHAYALGLVMLTLGLSACGQEAASTSGARLQVAAVCTSWTEGPTYTVGQVVTYQGLTYTALQTHTAHPGTNWNPKDTPSLWKQGGTCDGAPPPSGDTTAPSVSLSASPSSLSAAGTVTLSASASDNVGVSKVEFYKNGALLSTDTSAPYNASDTFSSGAQNGTYSYTAKAFDAAGNTKTSAAASVTVNISGGTTPPPPSTNGLKHVAYFVQWGIYGRGYNVKNIDTSGSAAGLTHINYAFGTVTPGGECSVTYGGQSDSFADYTKAFDAATSVDGVADTWSQTLRGNFNQLKKLKARHPNLKVMISLGGWTWSKYFSDAALTSASRQKLVSSCIDLYIKGNLPSTDGAGGPGSGLGVFDGIDIDWEYPASEGNPGNIVRPEDTQNFTLLLQEFRRQLDALGSQTGKRYWLSAALPAAPSKIAKLEVSKISGVLDMLNLMTYDFRGAWNATGPTNFQSNLFPHPNDPGTGEEKNFSVDNAVSTYLQRGASASKLVVGIPFYGRGWTGVRNANNGLYQSATGPARGTYEAGIEDYKVLKNAPGSVFRDATTKQIWKFDGSTFWSYDDPQVIADKTAYIKQKGLGGAMVWSLDGDDASGTLSKAIGNGLR
- a CDS encoding V-type ATP synthase subunit D; this encodes MAGQISPTRTALLASKAQLKLANNGAELLKRKRDALIGEFFALVKDALSAREELSGVSKGAYVSLFGAKAWDSPEAVESLSLAQGGELSVNMQIESVYGVKVPRIELPDAKNNASFSPITVGARTIQAAEDFQRVMGAVIRVAATETKLRRIGEEIKKTSRRVNALEQVVVPGIQDDIRFIRGVLDQREREESFRLKKIKAKLEREADEAAKPQAQGSLSNTAAD
- a CDS encoding MMPL family transporter, which produces MSFLARFVTRFPLVVLGLWVLALLLALPFARLAPGALSANPGAVEQAESTRVTRILEREFGERGDSAVLLVTRAAYLSDDPRFRVRYDAFVSELRALRGMLSVSPFDAASPLRTQSIDRKVTLTVVQLNAEDRATLAQVRRLAREQSSVLKVSVTGGQPIAEDFTAFAEQDTKRSELAALPITALVLLAVFGALVATLLPLLMGVMSITVALAGIYGLAQFMEVSTFAQSVVTLLGLGAGIDYALLMVNRFREELTTHPAAEAARRTVLTAGRSVVFSGLTVALAMAALLIPPLAFVRSMGVGGVLVMLLTVLASITALPALFVLLGARVNSPRILRITWSQNAGASRAWSNFARRVIRRPWLAVLSSSAVLLVLALPALDMRLGYAGAWGLTPGVESRDTLKAVEGLGAGGLLSAFEVVLDLQGQPYDAQTRAEFRNLVNRLEAVPGVSAVVSPFVRPEQVAGAGGLSDLVAITNRTFSRDRQFLRVTVLPEHNLRTDQVDVFASRLREVLDAQRRPYLLGGAPIGGREFTQALVDATPLAITVVLAGTFVLLAVAFRSLVIPLKSVVMNLLTVGAAYGVVTLVVQQGVFASALGIPQDVGVLDSSLPLLLFAVLFGLSMDYEIFLLSRVQEEHLRGASNDEAVVLAVGRTGRIITSAAVIMFIVFCAFISGRVVANKSIGLGLAVAVLLDATLVRMVLVPGFLKLAGRWNWWLPRWLDRRLPQVSLEH